From Streptomyces cyaneogriseus subsp. noncyanogenus, the proteins below share one genomic window:
- a CDS encoding LysR substrate-binding domain-containing protein, with protein sequence MFTLAQLTSFVAVAEELHFTRAAERLNMTQPPLSRQIQLLENELGVHLLDRTNRTVRLTPAGRAFLIEARRILRQSEHAALAVRRVSTGEAGAIAVGFTAASAYSALGDLLETARAALPGVEILLQELVTRDQLKALSEGSLDLGLIRPSTTGADLTSRTAVREGLLAALPAGHPLAALEGPMRIEDFDGEDFLMYSPIEARYFHELLISIFRIARARPVFTQYLTQVHSILALVNGGWGIALVPETAARMRYGGVVFRQVGLPDPNPVELDLVWRRNNDNPALHALLRHL encoded by the coding sequence ATGTTCACTCTCGCCCAGTTGACGAGCTTCGTGGCCGTCGCCGAGGAACTGCACTTCACCCGCGCCGCGGAACGGCTGAACATGACGCAGCCGCCGCTGAGCCGGCAGATCCAGCTCCTGGAGAACGAGTTGGGCGTGCACCTGCTGGACCGCACCAACCGGACCGTGCGGCTCACCCCGGCCGGCCGGGCCTTCCTGATCGAAGCGCGCCGCATCCTGCGCCAGTCCGAGCACGCCGCCCTCGCCGTGCGCCGGGTCTCCACCGGCGAGGCGGGCGCGATCGCCGTCGGATTCACGGCCGCCAGCGCCTACTCCGCTCTCGGCGACCTGCTGGAGACCGCCCGGGCGGCACTGCCGGGAGTGGAGATCCTGTTGCAGGAGCTCGTCACCCGCGACCAGCTCAAGGCCCTCAGCGAGGGCTCGCTCGACCTCGGCCTGATCCGGCCCTCCACCACGGGGGCCGACCTGACCTCCCGCACGGCGGTGCGGGAAGGGCTGCTGGCCGCCCTTCCCGCCGGGCACCCGCTGGCCGCCCTGGAGGGGCCGATGCGGATCGAGGACTTCGACGGCGAGGACTTCCTCATGTACTCGCCCATCGAGGCCCGCTACTTCCACGAACTGCTGATCAGCATCTTCCGCATCGCGCGCGCCCGGCCCGTCTTCACCCAGTACCTCACGCAGGTGCACAGCATCCTGGCCCTGGTCAACGGCGGCTGGGGCATCGCCCTGGTGCCCGAGACCGCGGCCCGGATGCGTTATGGAGGCGTCGTCTTCCGGCAGGTCGGCCTCCCGGACCCGAACCCGGTCGAACTCGACCTCGTATGGCGCCGGAACAACGACAATCCGGCTCTCCACGCGCTGCTGCGGCATCTGTGA